One window from the genome of Cucumis melo cultivar AY chromosome 12, USDA_Cmelo_AY_1.0, whole genome shotgun sequence encodes:
- the LOC103497065 gene encoding ran-binding protein 1 homolog a, whose amino-acid sequence MASSDTERREEEEAPAAEDEDTGAQVAPIVKLEAVNVTTGEEDEDAILDLKSKLYRFDKDGNQWKERGAGTVKFLKHKETGRVRLVMRQSKTLKICANHLVLPSMTVQEHVGNEKSCVWHATDFADGELKDELFCIRFPSIDNCKTFMETFQEVAESQKKKVENKDASAAAGLLEKLSVEDEKKAEDKSEDKAEDTPVKSKEEDKPEGEAGKSDAEKKD is encoded by the exons ATGGCGAGCTCCGATACCGAACGCAGAGAAGAGGAGGAGGCTCCTGCCGCGGAGGATGAAGACACTGGAGCTCAAGTTGCCCCAATCGTCAAGTTGGAGGCGGTCAACGTCACCACcggtgaagaagatgaagacgCAATTCTCGATCT GAAATCCAAACTGTACCGATTTGATAAAGATGGAAATCAATGGAAGGAGAGGGGTGCTGGTACTGTTAAGTTTTTGAAACATAAGGAGACTGGCAGGGTTCGCCTTGTTATGAGACAGTCTAAAACCCTCAAGATCTGCGCTAACCATCTTG TACTTCCATCAATGACCGTTCAAGAACACGTTGGAAATGAGAAGTCGTGCGTTTGGCATGCGACTGACTTTGCTGATGGTGAATTGAAAGATGAGCTTTTTTGTATCAGATTCCCATCTATTGATA ATTGCAAGACCTTCATGGAAACATTTCAAGAAGTTGCGGAGTCCCAAAAGAAGAAAGTGGAGAATAAAGATGCATCAGCTGCAGCTGGTCTACTTGAAAAATTGAGCGTTGAAGATGAAAAGAAAGCTGAAGATAAATCTGAAGATAAAGCTGAGGACACACCTGTAAAATCCAAGGAAGAGGATAAACCTGAGGGTGAGGCAGGGAAATCAGATGCAGAGAAGAAAGACTAG
- the LOC103497226 gene encoding mitogen-activated protein kinase kinase kinase 18, with the protein MVKSTALSWTRSNSPIGKGSFGTVSLGIGKPHARIFAVKSVEQSHGFRPQIECLENEIRILRSLNSPYVVRFLGDDVSDESPTTSFRNLHMEYLPGGTVADDPTGTGNEKLLRERTWCLVSALSYIHSKGIVHCDVKGRNILVGLNPGFVKLADFGSAIELHGAGERSRGSVAPRGSPLWMAPEVVRGEFQGPESDVWSVGCTVIEMVTGKPAWDDFGADTLSRIGFSDDLPEFPTWLSEVCRDFLRKCLRRNPSERWSCDRLLQHPFLAAAEASPEIAVENSPRCVLDWVNSSFSDDEEEIPNADEPSGSGGQENEIYGKERIGKLSTSEWPNWESDGWSAVRSCCSEAAGETEESCRKEEEEEEEEEGAEWECGNWRRVEGEMEGTSSEYSEFVRRDNHGKLDAQYSNPGGITIPERPRNNYGRGDGCGDGGGSGGLSFRRLGYERCEITTITSWIYSIELILCCYFWHILMKQLVLFGNYTLLPFFCA; encoded by the coding sequence ATGGTCAAATCCACGGCGCTTTCTTGGACCCGAAGTAATTCTCCCATCGGGAAAGGCTCCTTTGGAACCGTCTCTCTCGGTATTGGAAAACCCCACGCTCGGATTTTTGCGGTCAAGTCTGTGGAGCAGAGTCATGGATTCCGCCCACAAATTGAGTGTTTAGAGAATGAAATTCGAATTCTCCGATCGTTGAACTCGCCTTACGTTGTTCGGTTTCTCGGCGATGATGTTTCCGATGAATCTCCCACGACTTCGTTTCGTAACCTGCATATGGAGTATTTGCCAGGTGGCACTGTAGCAGATGACCCCACTGGCACTGGCAATGAGAAGCTTTTACGGGAGAGGACATGGTGCCTCGTTTCGGCTTTGAGTTACATTCATTCCAAAGGAATTGTTCATTGTGATGTTAAAGGGAGGAACATTTTGGTCGGATTGAATCCCGGGTTTGTGAAATTGGCTGATTTCGGCTCTGCAATTGAACTTCACGGCGCCGGCGAAAGGTCTCGGGGTTCGGTTGCGCCACGTGGGAGTCCTCTATGGATGGCGCCAGAGGTGGTCCGCGGAGAATTTCAGGGGCCGGAATCGGACGTTTGGTCCGTTGGGTGCACGGTCATTGAAATGGTCACCGGGAAACCGGCATGGGATGATTTCGGAGCCGATACGCTGAGTCGAATCGGCTTTTCCGACGATTTGCCAGAGTTTCCAACATGGTTATCGGAAGTCTGCCGGGATTTTCTCCGGAAGTGTCTCAGAAGAAATCCTAGTGAACGGTGGAGCTGTGATCGGCTGCTGCAGCATCCATTTCTAGCGGCGGCGGAGGCCTCGCCGGAGATTGCTGTAGAGAATTCTCCCAGGTGCGTTCTTGACTGGGTCAACAGCAGTTTCTCCGACGACGAGGAGGAAATTCCAAACGCCGACGAACCCTCCGGATCCGGCGGCCAGGAAAATGAGATATATGGTAAGGAAAGAATTGGGAAATTGAGTACGAGTGAATGGCCGAATTGGGAATCGGACGGTTGGTCGGCGGTGAGAAGTTGTTGCAGTGAAGCGGCGGGGGAGACGGAGGAGAGCTGccggaaagaagaagaagaagaagaagaagaagaaggggcAGAATGGGAATGTGGGAATTGGAGAAGGGTAGAAGGGGAAATGGAAGGGACAAGTTCGGAATATTCGGAGTTTGTAAGAAGAGACAATCACGGAAAATTGGACGCCCAATATTCAAATCCTGGCGGTATCACAATTCCGGAGCGGCCACGTAATAATTACGGCCGCGGTGACGGTTGCGGTGACGGTGGCGGTAGCGGTGGATTAAGTTTCCGGCGGTTGGGGTATGAAAGATGTGAAATTACAACAATAACTTCGTGGATATACTCAATTGAATTGATATTATGTTGTTATTTTTGGCATATATTAATGAAGCAATTGGTGTTATTCGGGAATTACACTTTGTTACCTTTCTTTTGTGCCTAA
- the LOC103497066 gene encoding probable protein phosphatase 2C 25, which translates to MSISVAVSNSPGFSPSSSMFCNKTSIISPAPEALTLTLAHLKSSQASSSCSSSPSSPSSPFRIRFPKPPSGLSAAAAAVALASTSSPSSSSSSAILKRKRPARLDIPLTPLSFGAPVMPSPSSFREVVEAERDGYSVYCKRGRRRIAMEDRYSAAVDINGNSKEAFFGVFDGHGGVKAAEFAANNLEKNVLNEIERMGDNETDFEQAIKHGYLTTDSDFLKEDQRGGSCCVTALIKKGNLVISNAGDCRAVLSSQGVAEAITSDHRPSREDERHRIESTGGYVDLCNGIWRVQGSLAVTRGIGDAHLKQWVIAEPETRAIRIEPRHEFLILASDGLWETVSNQEAVDIAHPLCVGMEKAEPLMACKKLVELSLSRGSVDDISVVLIQLANFI; encoded by the exons ATGTCTATCTCTGTTGCGGTTTCCAATTCCCCGGGATTTTCCCCTTCATCCTCCATGTTCTGCAACAAGACCTCGATCATTTCTCCGGCGCCGGAGGCGTTGACGCTCACTTTAGCTCATTTGAAGTCATCGCAGGCTTCTTCCTCTTGCTCTTCatctccttcttctccttcttcccCTTTCCGCATTCGGTTTCCGAAGCCCCCTTCTGGGCTTTCGGCAGCGGCGGCAGCGGTGGCGCTCGCTTCAACTTCTTCTCCTTCGTCATCGTCGTCGAGCGCGATCTTGAAAAGGAAGAGACCCGCTAGGTTGGATATTCCGTTGACACCTTTGAGTTTTGGCGCTCCGGTGATGCCTTCGCCATCGTCGTTTAGGGAGGTGGTGGAAGCCGAGAGAGATGGGTATTCTGTGTATTGTAAGAGAGGTAGGAGGAGAATTGCTATGGAAGATCGGTATTCTGCTGCTGTTGATATTAATGGAAATTCTAAAGAG GCGTTTTTTGGTGTATTTGATGGACATGGAGGTGTAAAGGCAGCTGAATTTGCAGCAAATAACTTAGAGAAGAATGTTTTGAATGAAATTGAGAGAATGGGTGATAATGAAACTGATTTTGAACAAGCTATTAAACATGGCTACCTCACCACAGATTCTGATTTCCTCAAGGAGGATCAACGTGGTGGTTCTTGTTGTGTAACGGCCCTTATCAAGAAAGGCAACCTTGTTATTTCCAACGCCGGTGATTGTCGTGCCGTTCTCAGCAGCCAAGGTGTTGCCGAGGCCATCACTTCCGACCACCGCCCATCCCGGGAAGACGAAAGGCACAGGATCGAGTCCACG GGTGGATATGTTGATTTGTGCAATGGAATTTGGAGAGTCCAGGGATCTCTGGCTGTAACAAGAGGAATTGGGGATGCTCACCTCAAACAATGGGTGATAGCCGAACCGGAGACAAGGGCAATTCGTATCGAGCCACGACACGAGTTCTTGATCTTGGCCTCAGACGGATTATGGGAAACG GTGAGCAATCAAGAAGCAGTTGATATTGCACATCCGTTGTGTGTAGGAATGGAGAAGGCAGAGCCATTAATGGCTTGTAAAAAGCTTGTGGAGCTTTCACTTTCAAGAGGTTCAGTTGATGACATTAGTGTAGTACTAATTCAATTGGCTAACTTCATCTAA
- the LOC103497067 gene encoding protein PMR5-like → MGFLGFWPYLAALFFISLHTHLASSALILSLKHHYRNSDHHNRRPMLQANQTSCALFAGTWVRDNSYPLYQASNCPFIDPEFNCQAYGRPDSNYLQYRWQPLDCELPRFDGAEFLMRMRGRTVMFVGDSLGRNQWESLICLIFSSSPQTPTQMTRGEPLSTFRFLEYELTVSYYKAPYLVDIEIENGKRVLKLEEISMNGNAWVGADVISFNTGHWWSHTGSLQGWDYMESGGSYYQDMDRLGAMEKALRTWADWVEKNIDVSRTRVFFQAISPTHYNPSEWNTGTGTASMMTSTKNCYGETAPMGGTTYPGAYPIQMRVVDEVIREMRKPVYLLDITMLSELRKDGHPSIYNGDLNPQQRANPDRSADCSHWCLPGLPDTWNQLFYTALFF, encoded by the exons ATGGGCTTTTTGGGATTTTGGCCTTATTTGGCAGCATTGTTTTTCATTTCTCTTCATACCCATTTAGCTTCCTCAGCTTTGATTCTCAGTTTGAAGCACCATTACCGGAACAGCGACCACCATAATCGCCGCCCGATGCTTCAAGCTAACCAAACCAGCTGTGCTCTGTTCGCCGGAACTTGGGTTCGAGATAATTCATATCCACTTTACCAAGCTTCTAATTGTCCATTTATCGATCCTGAGTTCAACTGCCAAGCTTACGGCCGACCGGATTCAAATTACCTCCAATACCGTTGGCAGCCGCTCGATTGTGAGCTCCCAAG GTTCGATGGGGCTGAGTTTTTGATGAGAATGAGAGGAAGAACAGTGATGTTTGTTGGTGATTCATTGGGGAGAAACCAATGGGAGTCATTGATTTGTTTGATCTTCTCATCTTCTCCTCAAACTCCTACTCAAATGACTAGAGGAGAACCTCTTTCAACCTTCAGATTCCTG GAATATGAGTTAACTGTGTCCTATTACAAAGCCCCATATCTTGTGGACATAGAGATAGAGAATGGGAAGAGAGTGTTAAAGCTGGAGGAGATATCAATGAACGGAAATGCTTGGGTTGGAGCTGATGTGATTTCCTTCAACACTGGACATTGGTGGAGCCACACTGGCTCTTTACAGGG GTGGGATTACATGGAATCTGGAGGATCATATTATCAAGACATGGATCGGTTGGGTGCAATGGAAAAGGCTCTAAGAACATGGGCTGATTGGGTTGAGAAGAACATTGATGTCTCTAGAACAAGGGTTTTCTTCCAAGCTATCTCCCCCACACATTACAA TCCATCTGAATGGAACACAGGGACAGGGACAGCATCAATGATGACATCAACGAAGAATTGTTATGGGGAAACGGCACCCATGGGGGGGACGACGTACCCGGGAGCGTACCCTATTCAAATGAGGGTTGTGGATGAAGTGATAAGGGAGATGAGGAAGCCAGTATACTTATTGGACATAACAATGTTGTCTGAGCTAAGAAAAGATGGACATCCTTCCATTTATAATGGTGATTTGAATCCTCAACAAAGGGCTAACCCAGATAGATCAGCTGATTGTAGCCATTGGTGTCTTCCTggcttacctgatacttggaaCCAATTGTTTTATACTGCATTGTTCTTTTAG